DNA from Amorphoplanes friuliensis DSM 7358:
GGGCCCGATCTGCGCCAACGGCCTGTTGCACGCCGCGGCCGATCTGCGCGGCCCGTCCGTCCGGGGTCTGGGCGACGGTGTCGCCGGTCGTCGTGTCGCGGTCACCGGTGCCGGCGTCGTCGGTCTGCTGACCGCTCTGTTCGCCCAGGCGAACGGCGCCGCCTCCGTCGTGGTGCTCGACCCGACGCCCGAGCGGCGCGCGGTCGCGGAGGCGCTCGGGCTGGAGACCCTCGACCCGGAGGCCGGCGATCCGGCGGTGACGCTGAAGACGCGGTGGCGGCACACGGCCGACGACCGTGGCGCCGACGTGGTGTTCCAGTGCCGCGGGCAGGCCTCCGCGCTGCACCTGGCCCTGCGTCTGCTGCGTCCGCAGGGCACGGTCGTGGACCTGGCCTTCTATCAGGGCGGCGCCGACGAGGTACGCCTCGGCGAGGAGTTCCACCACAACGGTCTCGGCGTGCGCTGCGCCCAGATCGGCCGGGTGCCCCGCGGGCTCGCGCCGACCTGGGACCGCGAACGCCTCTCGGCCGAGACGGTGGCGCTGCTCGGCTCCCACGGCGACCTGATCCGCAAGCACCTGATCTCGGCCGTGGTGCCGTTCGCCGAGGCCCCGGCCCTGCTCGACGACCTGGCCGCCCGCCGGCGCCACGAGCTGCAGGTGGTCCTCGAGTTCTGAGTGCTCCCGGGCTGATACCCGGCGGGACCGCTGCTGCTCCCCGCCGGGTGTCTCCTGGGACTGTGCGGACCCACCTCTGGAAGCTGTACGCCCTGGCGGCGCTCCTCGCGATCGTCGCCTATCAGCTGATCCCGGAGACGCCCGCCTGGAAGGTGCCCTGGCAGGTCGGCCTGGGCTGGGCGGCCGCGGCGGCGATCGCGGCCTCCGCCCGCCGCATGAACCGTCACGACCGGTTGCCGTGGTTCCTCTTCGCGGCCGGCATCTTCGCCAACGCCACCGGCATCGCTGTCGCCGAGTTCTGCACCCTGGTGCTGGACCAGACGTCGATGCCCACCCTGGCCGACCCGTTCTTCCTGGGCCTCTACCCGGCCTGCGCCTACGGGCTGGTGCTCATGATCCGGCGGCGGGAGAGCCGGCGGAACACCGCGGCCGTCATCGACTCGGCCATCGTGACCGTCGGTTTCGGTCTGCTCGCCTGGATCTTCGTGATCCAGCCGACGGCGTTCGGTCTGGGCATGACCGCCGCGGCGAAGGCGGTGCAGGTCGGCTACCCGATCGGCGACCTGGTCCTGCTCGCGCTCACTGCCCGGCTGCTGCGTGGTGGCGGTGTCCGCGGCTCGGCGTTCTGGTGGGTCACCGCGTCGCTGACGGCGTTCCTGGTCGGCGACACCTGCTGGGTCGTCCTCGGCAACCTCGACGAGCAGGTGCAGGACATGCTGCTGGTGAACCGGGGGGTGGAGTCGGTGGCGCTGGTCGCGTACTCGCTCTTCGCGGTCGCGGCGCTGCACCCGAGCTCGTCCGGACTCTCGCGCAGCACCGGTGATCAGTCGCGGGGTGTCAGCCCCGCCCTCCTGCTGCTCCTGACGGCGGCGTCGCTGGTCGCCCCGGTCACCCTCATCGCCCAGGCGTACGACGGTTCGGTGACCAACGGCACCGCGATCGGCATCGGCTCGACGGTGCTCTTCCTGCTGGTCGTGGGTCGGATGAGCCAGCTGCTGCGGCAGGTCGAGCGGCAGTCGCGCCTGGTCCGCGAGCTGGCCCGGACCGACGAGCTCACCGGCCTGGCCAACCGCCGGGCCTGGAACGACGAGTTGCCCCGCGCGCTGGAGGTCGCCCGCCGCGACGGTGTGCCCGTCAGCGTCGCCCTGCTCGACCTCGACAACTTCAAGACCTTCAACGACACGTACGGGCACCCGGCCGGCGACCGCCTCCTCAAGGAAGCCTCGGCCGCCTGGCACGGGCAGCTGCGGACGACGGACACCCTGGCCCGCTGGGGTGGCGAGGAGTTCATCGTGCTGCTGCCGGCGGCCGGGCCGGAGCTGGCCACCGAGGCCCTGCACCGGGCGTTGACCGCCACACCGGCGGGCCAGACGTTCTCGGCCGGCGTTGCGGCCTGGGACGGCACGGAGACCTCGGACGAGCTGATCGCCCGTGCCGACAGTGCGCTCTACCGCGCCAAGCACGCGGGCCGTAACCGCGTCCTCACCGCGGAGCCGGCCCTCACCCGCTGAGGGGTTCCCCGGGCTATCGTTCGCGGATGCCGGCCACCGTCCCCGCCCCCGGCGAACGGATAGCCTGGCTGGACGGGCTGCGTGCGCTCGCCGTGCTCCTGGTCGTCTACGCCCACCTGAGCCGCTACCTGTTCCGCGGCGCACGGGACTTCTCCAGCGAGTGGCTGCACGCCGGGACCGCCGGGGTCATGCTGTTCTTCCTCGTCAGCGGGTTCATCATCCCGGCGTCGCTGGAACGGCACGGGAGTCTGCGCGCGTTCTGGGTCAGCCGGCTGTTCCGCCTGTTGCCGCTCTATCTGGTGGTCACCGCGGTGGTCGTCGTGCTGGGCCTGGGTGGGCTGGTGCCCCTCGATCCCTGGCTGACGGCGCATCCGTGGACGTCGGCGGTGGCGCACGCGACGATGCTGCCGCACCTGCTGGGCGTACCGCTGGTGACACCGGTGTTCTGGACCTTGACCTTCGAGATGGTGTTCTATCTGCTGGTCAGCGCGCTCTTTGCCGTCCGGTGGCACCGGCGCGGGGGAGCGGTTGCCGTGATCCTCGCCGTGCTCACGGTCTGCACGGTCCCGCTCGCGCCGACGCTGATCCCTACCGGCACGGCCACCGTCGTGGCCGCCGTGAGCCTGCTGATCGGGCTCGTCGCGGTGACCAGCGGCCATCGGTGGGCCGTCGTGCCGGGCGGTCTGCTGCTGGCGGCGCTGGCCGGCACGTTGCTGGTCGCCGATCAGGACCCCGCCCACGTCTGGGACGGCCTGCTCATCGTCGCCGTCATGTTCGTCGGCACGACCCTCTACCGGGCCCAGCAGCGCCAGCTCCGGTGGTGGGCCGCCCTGACCGTCGCGGCCACGGTCGCCGCCGCCCTCCTCTTCACCTGGTACGCCGAACTCGACGCCCTCGGCGCGCCGACCGCCCGGTACCGCACCCGTTCCGTCATCACCCTGGTGGTCTTCGGCGGTGCCTTCGCGCTCGCCCTGCTGACCCGCCACCGGCGCACGCCCCGGGCACTGGCCTGGCTCGGCGTGGTCAGCTACTCCGTCTACCTCGTGCACTTCGTGCTGATCCAGCTGCTGGCCCCGGTGCTGACCGGTCTCGGCAACCGGTTGCCGGCGATCGCCGAGGTGCCCGTGGCGGTGGCGTTCCTCGCCCTGCTGCTGAGCCTGTCCTGGCTCACCCACCGGTTCGTGGAGCTGCCCGGTCAGCGGCTCGGGCGCCGCCTCGCCCGGTGGCTGACCGCGCGCCGGGGGTCCGATGCCCTGATCAGCGACCCGCGGCCGCGCTCGCCCGTGCCGGCCGGGGTGCCGCCGCCCACAGGTCGGCCATGAGCTCGGGCGGCAGCGGCCGCGAGAACAGATAACCCTGGCCGTACTCGTACCCGAGGCTCTGGATCAGCTCACGCTGCTCGTCGGTCTCGATGCCCTCGGCCACCGAGGAGAACTCGAGGGCATGAGCCATCTGGCTGACGGCGGTGGCCACGGCCGACTGCCGGCCGACCGTGGTGATCGACTCGACGAACGACCGGTCCAGCTTGAGCGTGGTGACCGGGCAGGTCAGGAGCAGCCCGAGCGACGACGCGGCCGTGCCGAAGTCGTCCAGCGCCAGCTTCACGCCGAGACCGCGCAGGGCCAGCATCGCCTCGTGCGACTCCTCGTCGTCCAGGACCGCGGTCTCGGTGACCTCGATGCTCAGGCAGGCGGCCGGGAGCTGCGTACGCTCCAGGACGCCGCGCACCTCGTCGGCGAACCCGGGTGTGCGGAGCTGCCGGCCGGCGACGTTGACCCCGATGGTCAGATTCAGCGCCGACGGGAATTCCCGGCGCCAGTCCGCGGCCTGGCGGCAGGCCTCGCGCAGCGCCCAGGCGCCGATCGCCACGATCTGCCCCGTGCGCTCGGCGATCGGGATGAACTCGATCGGCGAGACCAGCCCGCGGCTCGGGTGGTTCCACCGGATCAGCGCCTCGACACCGGTCAGCGCCATGTCGTCGAGCCGCACGATCGGCTGGTAGACCAGCGAGAACTGGTCCGACTCGATGGCCTGGGCCAGCTCGCGGATCAGATCGGCCTCCGAGCCGATCCGGGCGCCCATCGCGTCGGTGTACACCACGGACGTGCTCTTGCCGCGGTGCTTCGCCTCGTACATCGCGATGTCGGCGTTGCTCAGCAGGGCCGACGGCTCGTCGCCGGGGCTCGCGCCGGCGACACCGACGCTGGCCCGGGTGACGATGGTGTGCTGCTGCACCTCCGTCGGCACGGCGAGCCCGCGCAGGATCTCCCCGGCCGTCCGCATCGCCGTCGCCGGACCTGCGGATCGCAGGAGGACGGCAAACTCGTCGCCGCCGAGCCGGCAGACGACATCGTCGGCGCCCACGGCCTCGCGCAGCCGCTCGGCCACGGTGACGAGCAGGGCGTCGCCGGCGGCGTGACCCATGGTGTCGTTGATGGTCTTGAAGTCGTCGAGATCGATGAGCAGCACCGACGCCTCGTCGGCGGTCCGGAGACCGGCCAGCGCCCGGCCCAGCTCCTCGCTGAAGTGCGTCCGGTTCGCCAGCCCGGTCAGCCCGTCGAAGGACGCCTGCCGGCGCAGCAGCACCTCGTGGTCCCGCAGCACGTTCAAGGCGACGTCGAGACGCCGGATCAGCTTCATGTTGTCCTGGAACGCGACCAGCTGCCGCCCGGCGACCAGACAGGTGATCACCACGACACCCGCGGTGGCGCCCCAGAGCTGGCTCGACACCCGCTCGGGCAGCATCGCGAAGAACACCAGGAAGGTCAGGGCGATCATCCCGTACGGCAGCAGGCTGTACGGGCGGCGCTTCGCGGTGCCGCTGTGCGCGCCGACCCGCACGACGATCTCCTGGATGCGCGGACCGGCCGCGATGAACAACGACGGGAGCAGCCACAGGGCGTACCCGTACGCATGGTCCTGCTCCTGGAACGGGCCGGGCAGGAAGGCACTGACGCCTTGGAGCAGGGCCGCGCCGACCATCGGCCACGCGGCGATGCGGGCCATCGGCGGCTCGGGGATGAGCGCCACCTTGGTGGCCGAGAAGGCCGCGACGATGACCAGCGCGGCGGTGACGCTCGCGGTGACCCGGTCGGTGTGGGCGTCCCCGATCGGGTTGACGGCAAAACACCAGGCCATGACGGACCCGCCGACCAGCACCGTGGTCGCGTCCAGCCAGAAGACGAACTTCTCCCGCCCGGTACGCAGGCCCTGCGGGAAGATCAGGCAGGCGATGACGTTGCTGGACATGCCCACGGCGAAGAAGGCCGTCTGGACGCTGCCGCCGGTGCTGGAGGGCACGCCGGCGGCGAAGAGCGTGTGCAGGAAGTGGTAGCTGTCGCCGATGGTGAACGACACACCGGCAAAGGTGATCATGGTCCAGAACCGCCGGAACCGGGCCGGCGCGGCCTGCCGCAGACGCCACCCGCCGAGGGCGAGCGCCGCGTCGAGCGGCACCTGGAACGCCCAGAACGTCTGCGCCAGCCGCGTCTGCTGCCCGTCGAAGATCAGGAACAGCACAAAACCGGCCGCCGTGATCGCGCCCAGGACCCGCAGGGCCGGATCCTTCAGCAGGCTGCGCGGGGACAGGACGGACACCTGCGTCGTGCCCATGCGTCATCCCCCCTCGTCCTCGGCCGTCCGTCTGATCGGCCGGGGGCCGGGAAAACCGAGGAAAACGAGCGGTGACCGGAGGCACTGCCACACTGGGACGATGGAATCGGTCTGGGACTATCCGCGCCCGCCGCGGCTCGAACGCAGCGCCGCCCGCGTGACGGTCACACACGCCGGTGTGGTGGTGGCCCGCAGCGACCGGTGCCTGCGGGTGCTGGAGACGTCCCACCCACCCGTCTACTACGTGCCGCGGGAGGACATCACTCCCGACGTGCTGGTGGCGGCGCGCGGGCGGTCGTTCTGCGAGTTCAAGGGGAACGCGAGCTACTGGGACCTGGTCGTCGGGGAGGTCCGCGTCCCCGAGGCCGGGTGGTCCTACGAGCGGCCGTCACCCGCGTACGCGGACCTGACCGGCGCGGTGGCCTTCTACCCCGGCCGTGTCGACGAGTGCCGGGTGGGTGACGAGGTGGTGCGTGCCCAGGAGGGCGACTTCTACGGCGGCTGGATCACTGCGGACATCACCGGCCCGTTCAAGGGTGCGCCGGGCACGATGGGCTGGTGAAGGCTCGTTCGCGTCAGGCCTGGTGCTGGTCGGCGCGGCTGCGCTGCACCACGTCGGGGCCGAGCCGGCGGGTGTCACCGTCGAGGAGCCACTCCGGGACGTGATGACGGCCGGTGTCGGCCGGGCCGGGCTCCTCGACGGCCGGTTCCTCCCCGCGGAGGCCGAGATAGATCGCGAGGCCCCCGCCGAGGGCGGCGGCGATCACGACGAGTCCGAGCAGGATGGAGGTGGCGGAGAAATCCATGACTGCGAACGTAACGCTTGACGCTCGCGTAGTAACCCTCCGTGCGAGTGAACGGTGCGGGGTCGCAGGTGCATGATGCAGCGGACATCCGGCCGAACCCTTTCGTGGTACCCCGTCCGGGTGCGGCGGGGACGAACCGCGGAAGTCCCCGGGCCCGGACCTTCCGGAGGCCGCGGTGGTCTAAGGTAAATCGGTACATCTACGGCAGCCGATGGGCGGGAACCGGGCGACGGGTCAGCAGCTCGGGGGTCACCAGCTCGGGGGTCACCAGCTCGCGGGTCCACAGCGGAGGCGACGATGACCGGCACGGAGCCGAGCGACGAGGTGGCCCAGCTCGTCAGCAAGGCTGTCGGCGGTGACCAGGCCGCCTGGAACGAGATCGTCGAGCGGTTCGGGCGGCGTGTGTGGGCCACCTGCCGGGCCTACCGTCTCAGTCAGGCCGACGCCGCCGACGTCTTCCAGCAGACCTGGTTGCGGGTGCTGGAAAACCTCGGGTCGCTGCGCGATCCGGCCCGGCTCGGCGCCTGGATCGCCACCACCTGCCGCAACGAGGCGCTCGTGGCCCTGCGGCGGGCCAAGCGGGCCACGCCGGTCGGGCAGACGTGGTTGCTGGACAGGCCGACCGGGCCCGAGGAGGCGCCCGAGCGCCCGTTCCTGATCGCCGACCGTGACGCCGAGCTGTGGTCGGCCTTCCAGCGCTTGAGCTCCCGGTGCCAGCACGTGCTGCGGGTGCTGGTCGTCGAGGCCGAGGACGGGCGTCCGTCCTACGAGCACGCGGCCGAGGTGCTCGAGATGCCCATCGGGAGTCTCGGGCCCACCCGGGGACGATGCCTGACCCAGCTACGCCAGTTCCTGACAGAAGGTATCAACGGCGCCGGCGCGTGATCGTGACAGTGATGGACACGCTACGCAACGCATTTTCCCACCGGCCAGAGGAGACACGGTGACCGATCCGATGACGCCGGACGACGGTCTGCTCACCCGGCTCGGCGCCGTGCTCGCCGGGGCCGAGGAGCCGCCCGCCGAGGTGCTCGAGCTGGCCAGGCAGAGTTTTGTGCTCCGTGAGCTGGACGCCGAGCTGGCCCTGCTGGTCGAGGACTCCCACGGCCCGGCCGCCTCCGTGCGGTCGGTGGCCGTACGCGGCTCGGCCCGCGAGCCGCGGCAACTGACCTTCCAGGTGGTCGACGCGCAGGGCCGCGACGAGCTGATCATCGCGGTGCAGGTGGAGTCGGTGGGCCGGCACCGCCGGCTCACCGGTCATCTCGCACCGCAGGGCCCCGCGCACATCGAGGTGCGGCAGCCCGCGGTCCCGCAGGCACGCGGTGTCGACGCCGACCTCCGGGGTCTTTTTGTCATCGACGACGTGCTTCCGGGACCGATGAGGCTCACCTGCCGCAGGGCCGACTGGCCGGCGGTCGCCACCCAGTGGACCCTGCTCTGATCAGGTGGGGGTGCCGGGCAGCAGGTGCACCGCCGCCCCCAGACCGGGCACGGGATCGCCGGCCGCGACGAGCTGATCGAAGGCGGCCGACGGCAGCAGGGCGCCGTCCTCGCCGCAGAGGGCGGCCGCCGCCCCGGCGATCTGCGGCGCCGTGAAGGAGGTGCCGCTCCACGTCGCCCAGGAGTTCGCCGGGAAGGTGACGTCCGTCCCGATGTTGTCCTCCGGCGGCAGCTTGCCCTCGACGAACGTCGACACGATCCCGACCCCGACGGTCGAGCACTGCACCCAGCTGCCGTGGTTGGAGAACGCCGCGGGAGTCAGGTCGCTGTTCAGCGCGCCGACCGCCTTGACCCCCGGGAAGGCCGCCGGATAGAGCGGCTCGTCCAGGCCGTCGTTGCCCGCGCTCGCCACGATCAGGACCTTCGGGTACGTCTCGGTGATGTACTCCACGGCTTCCCGCATCGCGAGAGGCGGAATGCCGTCGACCGCCGGCGCGCCGAACGAGGCGTTGATGATCAGACGCTGTCCCGCGGCCTCGTCGGCGGCCCGGATCATCATGTCCGCGGCCGCCTCGTCGGTGCCCAGGCCGTCGGTGCAGGTGAAGCGGTAGACCACCACCTCGCAGTCCGGGGCGATCTGCCGGACGATCCCGGCCGCGAACGTCCCGTGGCCGGCGAACCAGTCGATCCGGTCCAGCGGCGCCAGCACGTTCACCAGATCGGTGCCCTCGCGCACCATGCCGGCGTCCCACGAGTCGGTACGGGGCGTGGCGGTCAGCCCGGTGTCGATGACGGCGACCCGCACCGGTGCACCACCGCCGTTGCTCGTGAACGGAGGCGGGGCGGTCGTCGCCCCGGGGTACGAGTTGCCCTTGACGATGTAGCCGAGCGGGACGATGGCGTTGACGTTCGCCATGACGTTGTGGTCGTCGCGGAGCCGCTTGGCCTCGGCGCGCAACTCCTCGAAGGACCGTGCCGAGGTGCTGCGGACAACACGGGTGCGGCGCCGGGCGCTGCGATCGGTGCGGTCCGCCGCCGCAAATCCGGACAGCAGGCCGCGCAGCCGGGGGGCCTGCGCGGCGCCGCCGTCGATGACAAGCTCGCCCTCCGCGCACAGCAACGGGCCGGCGCCGTCCGAAGGGCTGAAACTCACGAAGCGTGTCGCGTGCTCGTCGGTCGCCGCGAGCTGGCGCCGGCGGATCCGCTCCACGATGCCGTCGAGATCCCGCCGGGCCGCGACGTCCGCGGCCGGCGAGACGAGATTGGCGACCTGGGCGCGGACAGCCACCTGGTCCTGAGCGATCTGCCCGGCGGTGCGGTGGTCCGGAAGTGGCCAGTTCTGGGTCATGGCTTACTGTCCCTCTCCATCGATAGGCTGGCGTCGTCGATCGGGGCGGTGCGCATTGGACATTCAGGTGAGCCTCATTGCCGAGGCGGACGCCGCGTACAGAAGAGTCGTTCTGGATCCGGCCAGATACGCCCCCGAGGCAGAAGAAGCCGTTCGGGTGGCCCGGGCCGCCGGTGACATCGAGGCGCTGGTCGTGGGTCTGCGCGCCCAGGCCTGGGCGCGGCACGTCGCGCTCGACAACGACGGCGCCCGCCGGCTCATCGAGCAGGCCGTCCGCCTCGCCGAGTCGCACGGCCTCCCGGGGCGCCTCGGCGACCTGCTGGTGACCCGGTCCGTCGCGCTGCACGAGCTCGGCCGCTACGACGCCGCCGCCCGCGATCTGCGGCGTGCCGAGCCGCTGGTCGCCCCCGAGGAGCGCCCCGACCTGCACCTGCAGCTGGCCATCCTCGACCACAACCGTGGCCGGGTGCGCGCCGCCGAGCAGGCCTACCAGGAGGTGCTCGCCGACCCGGCCTGCCCGCCGGTCGTCTGGGTCAAGGCGGCGAACAACCTGGCGAACGCCCTGACACAGCTCGGCCGCCCGCACGAGGCCCTCGACCACCTCGCCCACGCCGCCGAGCTGTGCCGCGAGCTGAGCCCGCGCCTGCTCGCGGTCATCGCCAACAGCCGCGCCTGGTCGACCTTCCACGCCGGACAGCTCGCCGCCAGCGTCCGCCGCTTCGAGGAGGCCGGCCGCCTGCACGCCGCCGCCGGGCTGCCCCTGGGCGAGCACCAGCTCGAGTACGCCGAGGTCCTCAACGACCTGCGCCTGCTCGACGAGGCGATGGCCGCCGCGCGGTCGGCCGAGGTGGAGTTCGACCGCCACGGCGCCCGGCTGATGGCCCCCGAGGCCCGTCTGCGCTGCGCCCGTCTGGCCCTGGAGCTCGGCGACTGCGCCACGGCCCTGACCGACGCCGCCGCCGCGGCCGACGACTTCCGGCGGCAGCGGCGGCCCGCCTGGGCGGCGCGCGCCGCGGTCACCGAGGCTCAGGCCCGGGCGGCGTGCGACGGTCACTCACCCGAGGTGTTACGCCGGCTCGGCGGTGCCGCGGCCACCCTGCAGCGCCTCGGCCTGCGCACCGAGGCCGTGTACGGCCACCTCGCCGCCGGCCGGACCGCGCTGGCCCTGGGGCAGCGACCCGCCGCCCGCCGTGCGCTGACCCTCGCCGGTGACCTGGCCCGCGACCAGTCGCTGCTGGTCCGCCTGCGGGGCAACCTGGCGCGGGCGCTGCTGGCCGAGGCCGAGGGCACCGGCGACGTCGTCAGCGAATGCTCACGCGGTCTGCGGGACCTCGCCCGCCACCGTGCCGCCCTGCCCTCGCTGGAGCTGCGGGTCCTCGCCGCCGGTCACGGCGCCGAGCTCGGTGAGCTCGGCCTGCGCCGGCTGCTCCCGACCGCCTCGGCCGGCCGCATCCTCGGCTGGCTGGAACGCACCCGGACAGCCGCCCTGCTGCGCGTCCAGCCCCCGGCGACCGGCGTCGACCAGGACGTCATCGCGCTGCGCGGCGTCGAGCAGGAGCTCCGCACGGCCCGCCTCGAACGCGGCGAGGAGCCCCCGGCGCTGCTCACCCGCCAGAGCGCCCTGGAGACCCGCATCCGCCGCCGCTCCTGGGCGGGCGAGGACGTCGGCGGGGAGGCGGCCGCGCTCGCCTCGGCCGCGGACCTGCGCGCCGCCCTGGACGGCCAGTGGCTGGCGGAGTTCGCCGTTGTCGACGGTCAGATCCTCGCCGTCGTGGTAGAGCCGCGCCGCACCCGCATGGTCGAGCTCGGCCCGATCGCCCCGGTCCTGCAGGAGGCGGACGCGGCGGCGTTCGGCCTGCGCCGCCTGCTGCACGGCACCCGCTTCTCGGCCGCGGCCCGTACCGCGGCGCAAAGCGCCTTCGACGCGCTGTCCCGCCAGCTGATCGTGCCGCTGGGTGTGCCCGCCGACGTGCCGCTGGTCGTCGTCCCGTCGGGCGAGCTGCTCCGGGTGCTGTGGTCCCCGCTGCACCCCGCGCCCGTCTCCGTGACACCGTCCGGCGGCCTGTGGGCCCGGGCCCGGCGCACCCGCACCGACAGCCCGGTCCGCGTCGCGGTGATCGCCGGCCCGGACCTCCCCGGCGCCATCGAGGAGGCGCACGCGGTGGCCGCCGGGCACAAGGAAGTCGTCACGCTCCTGCCCCCGGACAGCACCGTGGACGCCGCGGTCGAGCTCATCAAGGGCGCGGACCTCGCACACCTCGCCTGCCACGGACTCTTCCGGTCGGACAGCCCGCTCTTCTCGGCCCTCGAGTTGAGCGACGGCCCGCTGACGCTCTACGAGATGCTGGCCCGCGGCGTCGCCCCGCACCGGGTGGTCCTGGCCTCCTGCGACTCGGGCACCCAGCAGCCGTACGGCGGCAACGAGATGCTCGGCTTCGTCAGCGCCCTGATGTCCAACGGCACCGCCGGCCTCGTCGCGGCCGAGGTCCCGATCCCGGACGGCGCCTGCGCAGGCCCGATGACCGTTCTCCACGAACGCATCGGCCAGGGCGACACACTGGCGACAGCGGTCTGGCACGCCCGGTCGGCCCTCGCCGACGGCACCCCGGAGGACTACGTCGCCTGGAGCGGCCTCACCGCGTACGGGCCGGCTTAGTTGCTCTTCGCCAGGAGGTCCTGCAGG
Protein-coding regions in this window:
- a CDS encoding zinc-dependent alcohol dehydrogenase, producing MRDRNLVVTAPGRLEIVEEDVTPGPFRVRTLYSGVSAGTELSYVKGTNPALHAGFDPVLGLFGGEAPDAYPVTRLGYMEVGRVEESSTPAVADGTVVAMTYGHRTGYTGDPLVDRVVPLPAGLDPILGIYVAHMGPICANGLLHAAADLRGPSVRGLGDGVAGRRVAVTGAGVVGLLTALFAQANGAASVVVLDPTPERRAVAEALGLETLDPEAGDPAVTLKTRWRHTADDRGADVVFQCRGQASALHLALRLLRPQGTVVDLAFYQGGADEVRLGEEFHHNGLGVRCAQIGRVPRGLAPTWDRERLSAETVALLGSHGDLIRKHLISAVVPFAEAPALLDDLAARRRHELQVVLEF
- a CDS encoding GGDEF domain-containing protein, encoding MRTHLWKLYALAALLAIVAYQLIPETPAWKVPWQVGLGWAAAAAIAASARRMNRHDRLPWFLFAAGIFANATGIAVAEFCTLVLDQTSMPTLADPFFLGLYPACAYGLVLMIRRRESRRNTAAVIDSAIVTVGFGLLAWIFVIQPTAFGLGMTAAAKAVQVGYPIGDLVLLALTARLLRGGGVRGSAFWWVTASLTAFLVGDTCWVVLGNLDEQVQDMLLVNRGVESVALVAYSLFAVAALHPSSSGLSRSTGDQSRGVSPALLLLLTAASLVAPVTLIAQAYDGSVTNGTAIGIGSTVLFLLVVGRMSQLLRQVERQSRLVRELARTDELTGLANRRAWNDELPRALEVARRDGVPVSVALLDLDNFKTFNDTYGHPAGDRLLKEASAAWHGQLRTTDTLARWGGEEFIVLLPAAGPELATEALHRALTATPAGQTFSAGVAAWDGTETSDELIARADSALYRAKHAGRNRVLTAEPALTR
- a CDS encoding acyltransferase family protein; translated protein: MPATVPAPGERIAWLDGLRALAVLLVVYAHLSRYLFRGARDFSSEWLHAGTAGVMLFFLVSGFIIPASLERHGSLRAFWVSRLFRLLPLYLVVTAVVVVLGLGGLVPLDPWLTAHPWTSAVAHATMLPHLLGVPLVTPVFWTLTFEMVFYLLVSALFAVRWHRRGGAVAVILAVLTVCTVPLAPTLIPTGTATVVAAVSLLIGLVAVTSGHRWAVVPGGLLLAALAGTLLVADQDPAHVWDGLLIVAVMFVGTTLYRAQQRQLRWWAALTVAATVAAALLFTWYAELDALGAPTARYRTRSVITLVVFGGAFALALLTRHRRTPRALAWLGVVSYSVYLVHFVLIQLLAPVLTGLGNRLPAIAEVPVAVAFLALLLSLSWLTHRFVELPGQRLGRRLARWLTARRGSDALISDPRPRSPVPAGVPPPTGRP
- a CDS encoding putative bifunctional diguanylate cyclase/phosphodiesterase, whose amino-acid sequence is MGTTQVSVLSPRSLLKDPALRVLGAITAAGFVLFLIFDGQQTRLAQTFWAFQVPLDAALALGGWRLRQAAPARFRRFWTMITFAGVSFTIGDSYHFLHTLFAAGVPSSTGGSVQTAFFAVGMSSNVIACLIFPQGLRTGREKFVFWLDATTVLVGGSVMAWCFAVNPIGDAHTDRVTASVTAALVIVAAFSATKVALIPEPPMARIAAWPMVGAALLQGVSAFLPGPFQEQDHAYGYALWLLPSLFIAAGPRIQEIVVRVGAHSGTAKRRPYSLLPYGMIALTFLVFFAMLPERVSSQLWGATAGVVVITCLVAGRQLVAFQDNMKLIRRLDVALNVLRDHEVLLRRQASFDGLTGLANRTHFSEELGRALAGLRTADEASVLLIDLDDFKTINDTMGHAAGDALLVTVAERLREAVGADDVVCRLGGDEFAVLLRSAGPATAMRTAGEILRGLAVPTEVQQHTIVTRASVGVAGASPGDEPSALLSNADIAMYEAKHRGKSTSVVYTDAMGARIGSEADLIRELAQAIESDQFSLVYQPIVRLDDMALTGVEALIRWNHPSRGLVSPIEFIPIAERTGQIVAIGAWALREACRQAADWRREFPSALNLTIGVNVAGRQLRTPGFADEVRGVLERTQLPAACLSIEVTETAVLDDEESHEAMLALRGLGVKLALDDFGTAASSLGLLLTCPVTTLKLDRSFVESITTVGRQSAVATAVSQMAHALEFSSVAEGIETDEQRELIQSLGYEYGQGYLFSRPLPPELMADLWAAAPRPARASAAAGR
- a CDS encoding DUF427 domain-containing protein, encoding MESVWDYPRPPRLERSAARVTVTHAGVVVARSDRCLRVLETSHPPVYYVPREDITPDVLVAARGRSFCEFKGNASYWDLVVGEVRVPEAGWSYERPSPAYADLTGAVAFYPGRVDECRVGDEVVRAQEGDFYGGWITADITGPFKGAPGTMGW
- a CDS encoding RNA polymerase sigma factor; this encodes MTGTEPSDEVAQLVSKAVGGDQAAWNEIVERFGRRVWATCRAYRLSQADAADVFQQTWLRVLENLGSLRDPARLGAWIATTCRNEALVALRRAKRATPVGQTWLLDRPTGPEEAPERPFLIADRDAELWSAFQRLSSRCQHVLRVLVVEAEDGRPSYEHAAEVLEMPIGSLGPTRGRCLTQLRQFLTEGINGAGA
- a CDS encoding S8 family peptidase, which codes for MTQNWPLPDHRTAGQIAQDQVAVRAQVANLVSPAADVAARRDLDGIVERIRRRQLAATDEHATRFVSFSPSDGAGPLLCAEGELVIDGGAAQAPRLRGLLSGFAAADRTDRSARRRTRVVRSTSARSFEELRAEAKRLRDDHNVMANVNAIVPLGYIVKGNSYPGATTAPPPFTSNGGGAPVRVAVIDTGLTATPRTDSWDAGMVREGTDLVNVLAPLDRIDWFAGHGTFAAGIVRQIAPDCEVVVYRFTCTDGLGTDEAAADMMIRAADEAAGQRLIINASFGAPAVDGIPPLAMREAVEYITETYPKVLIVASAGNDGLDEPLYPAAFPGVKAVGALNSDLTPAAFSNHGSWVQCSTVGVGIVSTFVEGKLPPEDNIGTDVTFPANSWATWSGTSFTAPQIAGAAAALCGEDGALLPSAAFDQLVAAGDPVPGLGAAVHLLPGTPT